GTTGCATCGTGGTGGATCCCAAATGGCACTAGCATCACCATGAGTCATTATTATTCGCAAAATAAATGACAAATTTAGCCCATGTTCCTTGCATTGTTGAGGTGCGATGCCATGCAATCAGCCAACGGTGAGATTTCGATATCGGTGGCAGCCATCGTAAAGGTAGTACGTAGGGATACAGGGGTGAGTGGACTACTGGTCACTAGTGAGGCAACATCGCCACTTAGGGCACGATCGAATGATCGATATGACATGTATATGTATATTGTGGCGTTGTAGAGCTCCTGGGGCTCATAGAAGCGCTATCGTTGCAGGCCAGATTTTGAATGGCTTTATAGGACATGCTGATGCTGGGTATATAGGTAGGCGGTATATTGAGATTTGAGCGTGAGCACTTCCGTCTCAATTGTAGGGCTCAGTCGAAACCTTCAAATTCTTCGTCTCCATCGGCGTTTACATCTTTGTTAGATTTTGCAGCGGCGCGCTTGAGTTGCCGCTGTTCTTCGTTCTTTGCCTTGATCTGCTCCACCATCTGTTCAGTgtcctctgccttcttcttctcctcatcggTCATTTTCTCCCAtcgtttcttctcctggCGGACTTGCTTTTGGTCTCGTCGCTTTGCTTTCTTATTTTTGTTCTCGGCATTGTTGCTCCACGAGACGCTGTCATTTGGACGTTTCTTATTCGTTTCTTGTTGTTGAGGACCATTTTCTGCCGTCTCCTGGAGGACCTCTAGACGACGCTTCTCCCGTTGCTTATCCTTATAAGAATACGTATCCCAATCCATGTCGACCCCAAGCGTCCTGTCTCCTGAGAAATTCCTCAGTTCAGGCATCTTTGGTAGCTTCAGTAGTCCCCAAGCTTTCCCCAGGCCCTCCCAGTCCAAGTCCGCGACACGGAAGATGCTGCTGGCTTGATGTTTACTATAGCTCCTCAACCAACTAACAAAAGCTTTTTGTCCTCGGTCATGCACCGCACGGTCTGCCCGTGCTGCCTTCCGGGCAACCTCTGTAGCTGCCGCGGCATCAGTGTCCAAAAAAGTGATGGGTTGAGGGAACGGAGCGACCGGAGTCTTCCGTACTTCTAGGAAGGAAACATAATCCTCTTCTCTACCCGGATGCAATAGGACCACACTAAGACCCCTACGGCCGGCCCTACCAGCACGACCGCAACGATGGATAAAGGTCTTTGGGTCTGAAGGAGGGTCGACTTGGACGACGAGATCAACTGATGGGATATCTAGACCTCGCGAAGCAACATCCGTAGTGAGAAGTATAGCTGGGGTAAGGGCATTTACAAAACGGTTGAAATTCTTTTGGCGCACATTTGCCTGGTGTTTGCCGTGAAGTGGTACGAGTTGGAAATCGTCACCCAGTATTAATGGAAGAATTGCGGAGAAATAGTCGACACCGGAGCATGTTGACACGAAGAATATTGATTTTGACGGAGTCGGTTGCACGGAATTTAAGATGTGTTTCAAGGCGGAAAATTTATGAATAGGGGGAACGGTTAAATAAGTCATTTGAAGGCTGCGTCGAGAATTATTAGTATGTGATACTGAGTGGGAGAAAGAATGCTTACCTGGCCGGGGTACGCTTATCATCAACTCCGGATCcacccttgaccttgactACCACCTTGACAGGGTTGCGCAGTCCTACACGGACGATCTGATCGACAGCCTCGCTCACACTAGCACTGAACAACCCTGTTCGCCTTTGCTTTGGAAGTCTGCGCAAGATGTTTTGTAGAGTTTCCTTGAATCCGAGATCCAACAGCCGGTCTGCCTCGTCCAAGACGAGCATCTCGAAGGACGATTGCGGGCAGTGTACGTGGGGGGATGATAGTAACTCCAAAAGTCTACCTGGTGTAGCCACCAAAAGATTCGGAGAGTGTTTCAAGAAACTGCTAAGATCCTCCGCAGGAGTGGTTGCACccccgaggaggagctgtggAACGACCTTGAGTGTCGACGAAGAGTATTTCGTACGCGGAGCGTCTTCGTCGGTTTCGGAAGGCTTGATTGAAGAAGCTGATGGTGGATGGAATGCAAGTACTGATAACAGTACGCTGTATATCTGCGATGCAAGTTCTCTGGCGGCGGGTTAGCAAACACACTATCGTCCGTTCCTTGATCAGTTGGGCCAAGAGTTACCTGGTTGGGGAAACGATGATGGCGCCGACGTGATGTTTTTTGATGGGCTCTTCTAGGCGCAACAGCTTCTCCACAACTGGAatcagaaaagaaagtgTCTTTCCACTACCAGTAACAGCTTCGACAACGACATCTTTGTGAGCCATAAAGAGGGGAATGGCAGATGCTTGAACCGGGGTCATTCGAGTGAACCCCATTGAGGAGACAGCGTCAAGCACCCATCCGGACAGCGGTGGATTCACACCATCCCAGGCCCGGGATGAAGTGCTCGACGGAGGTTTAGGGGCCATTGTAAATCGCTTCGTTCCTCTTGCTCCCTGTTTCGCTCTGCTTTTGTCGATGGGAAGCTGAGCGGAATTTTTTCCCTTATCGAAAGGGCATCCGATTAGATAACGAGGCGGTGAGTTTCTGCCTACTAacgtctttttttttaagatttgCACGTGATGCACCGACCGGCTTTGGCGGAAAGCAGCAAGAAAGCGCTTTTGATAGACCGAGTTTGTGGTTAGCAGAGAGCAGATCGTCATTCGTCCTAGTACACCAAAACAACCCGACCCAATTGGAGAGACTCTTCCTGACGCCAGCACTCTATTTGCCCGGTTCGTGTGCGGTCTGACAGCAATGCGCGACGCTGTCGTCTCTGCCTTGGTACTCTAGTCAACCTAGCGAATCTTACGCTCAGCCACCAGTCCCCCGTTACCTCTCCTTTAAAGGACTCCTGCCCACCATTTCGTCCTCCGAAGCAAGCGGTTTTTTCACCCCCTGTGCTGTTGCCTCCAGTGTCTGTTGTACCCCCAGGCGCCCACTTTCCGGACTGAGCATCGCTGCGGTACTTCCGCCCTTCTCCGTCAGAGCGGCCGAGATGTCGTCGGCGCGAAATCCAGGAGCTGTGCCTGCGACACCAAGGGTTATCTCTCCATCGCCGACCCCATCAGAAGACAGAGCCTCATCAAGATCGCGGAACGATTATTCGGCACCGACAACACGTTCGGCAGCCCGACGGCGGCAGCGCCTTGACGAGGTTACAGAAGAGAGTCAGGATGTGACGACAGATTCTTCACCAACGCGATCACGTCGACGCAAATCTAGATCGAAGGCGTCTAAATCTGAAGAAATTGAGGCTTTAACAGCGCGAACGAACGGCCACACGCCGCAGACCAACGGCTACCTCTCTCCATTGTCGAAAGCTGACGGCACCCGGCTCGTCGACAGTATCTCGCGATCACCTTCCCCACTCGGCCTAATCCCTCTACACACGCGATATCGGAACTTTATCCACCGCCATGAGATTCCGCGGAAACTCCTTCACGTCTCGATCGGATTCCTGACACTTCACCTGTACAGCCGTGGTATCCAAACACACCAGATCACCCCGTGGCTCTTTTCAACTCTCGTCCCGATTGCCGCCACAGATATCCTGCGTCACCGGTCTGAGAGGATCAACAAGATCTATATCCGATGCGTGGGTGCACTCATGCGCGAAACCGAGGTCTCTGGCTACAACGGCGTGATCTGGTACCTGGTTGGCGCATATACTGTCCTTCGCTTCTTCCCCAAGGACATTGGGGTTATGGGcgtccttctcctctcctgGTGCGACACTGCCGCCTCCACTTTTGGCCGAATCTACGGCCGTTACACCTACAGCCTGCGTAAGGGAAAGAGTCTTGCGGGCACTCTAGCCGCCTGGGCTGTCGGCGTTGTCACCGCCGCCGCTTTCTGGGGCTGGTTCGTTCCATACGTCGGAACCTTCCCCAGTGACCCGGAAGGCGCTTTTCTATACACCGGCCGTATCAACCTGATACCGGACCCAGTGAAGCGTCTAATCGGCTGGTCGGTAACATCATATACCGAGAGCAGCACGGTTATCACCGGCTCGCTAGCACTAGGCGTCATGAGCGTTGTCTCCGGCGTCGTCGCTGCAGGCTCCGAATTTATTGATCTTTTCGGTTGGGATGACAATTTCACCATCCCCGTCTTGAGCGGTATTGGGCTATGGGGTTTCTTGAAGGTTTTTGGGTGATTCGAATTATACCgagtattattagatagaCTCTTTCCACCACTATGTTACGGCGATCCCCCCTTTACTACACCACCCTTCCCACTGACTCGTTCcatccctccctccctccctccatTTCTTTCCCCTGTTCAATAACCCATGCCAGCCTATGATTATACTTGCATGCATGCATACACATATACTTATGCCTATACCACCTATACGTACTAATATCACTACTCAACTCCCAAACATCCCGGACTTTTACTCAGCCATAGTCTCAAATAAGATATCAGGAATAGAAAACTGGGCATGACAAGCGCTACACTGTAATCACGAGCTGCCTCAGAAAGGTTATGGATTACCAGCTGCCTCAAAAAGGTTATGCCAAATGTATTTAGCTCTTGGATACCACGAGTTGAGCCGTAAATTAGGTTTCCCATGGCATGTGCGCGGCAGCTTAATGTTAAATCAACCACGCAACGCCGCTCATCTATGGATAGGTACAATAAGCATGGCAATTTAGATTACCCacgtggcggcggcggacggTCTAACAGCTAGCCCTATCTTCCAAGCCCGAGAGGCAGCGAGGTACTGCCTTATAGTAAAAGTCCGGCGTACTACGCTCTTGCTAGGACCGATTGAATGAAGGCCATGACGAATATTCAAAAGTCGCATGAAAATATAGACGACTAAATTCAAACTAGTAAACCAGAGGGTAAAGGAATGTACATTACTATCGGCCGCACTGATCTTCTCTAAGGGATACTGTTGAtgcgaaaaaaaaagagacaTGCGTATGTCAAGTCAGGTCAAGCCAGTACTAGGATTCCCGGAACTTTGCATCCAACGCGATAATAACACGGCTACGACGAACTTTCGCCATCCCACTTGCATAGATTTGATCCGTGAAGCATGAACAAGGAGATGGGACAACGAAATGAGATCAAAACAATGTACcacagaaagaaaagagaaatgaGAGAGACGGGGTGTAAAAGAAGTAAATGCCAGAATATAAGTAAGCCCAGTAGTCACGCCGATTCGACCTAAACGCCTAGCGGTAATATGTCCCTTTCCGGCCCGCTATTTATTATGTGTATCTGTACCAAGTAACGCCAGAAGAAGCGATTACAGTAACCGCAGATATGTTCATCCTatcctcgccttcttggcACGCTCGTTGCTCTCCCCGTCTTTTCGAAGGGGGTATAGATGCATACCCACCTCGGTTGGGAAGTCgggatggaggaggttgaacCGGTTCGGGTTGTGTGGGATTCCATCGATTTCCGGCGGAGTTTGCTCAACTAGGAGATGAATGAGGTTCTTATCGACATGTCCCAAATGCTTGTTCTGCATTTTATCCATACGGATCCAATCATCGTCCACTTCTTCATTCATTAGCGGAGGTAGTGGGGGAGCACCGCTGTTGCTAGGCCGAGCGTGATAGTTGGCTAGGATATTGTAAGGGAGATTCGGACGAACAGCTGGCTTATCGGAAAGCTCGGCCAGCGGGTTGAGAGCGTGGTTGCCATGCGTCCGGGTCGAACGTGTAGCATGGAAATTCTGGCTCGCGGTTCGCGCCATATCGGTGGCGGGAGTGCCGTTGTCCTCGGCACCGGTGCCATCCATGCCGGATGCCTCATCCGCATCCGTATTGTTCCCATTAGTTGCCAGGCCTGAGGGTTGGTCGGGACGTTTGGACGTAGAAAAGAAATGAACGGTGGCAATGTGTGCCTGGTTCGCATGTGCACTGAGTTCCTTCTCTGTAAAGAGAGACTGAATAGAGTACGCCGGCGCaagttgctgctgggctacTTGGGCCTTTGAACGCTCCGCCGGGGTCTCACGGACTGGCGACCCGATATCTTCCTCCGGAgcctttctctttctcttatTGAGATGATCCGACATGATCCCGTTGCCTAATTCATCGAGATCCACGCGATGGCGAGTATGTCTGGTTTTGCGGTTCCCGTGAAGTCCACCAGGGCTGGCAGggttggtgatgctgaaTTGGTtagggtgaagaaggagggcaTTTGTGTCCGCGATGTCAAGatgctctttttctctcaTGAGGCGAGCCCGCTTGCCTGAAAGCGTCTGCACAAGACGCTCGCGGAGGGTTGACGAGAGATTGTcgtattcttcttccgcaAAATGCGCGCGAAACGCATATTCTCGCTGGAATCTTTCCAGATTATTATTATGGCGGTGCTATATCCAAGATTTCAGTCAGTGCTCAATTCACCAGATCAACACATCCGGCCGAACGGGGgttaaaaaaagaaaaagaaaaaagaaaaaagacttACCACCAACATAGCGAGATCAGCATCTCGATCTGCCTTGACCTGGTTAACTTCCTGAACAAAGCGAGAATACCACATGCCCGCTAAGCTAGCCATCTCTTTCGCGAATTTGCCGCCTCCAACCGTGTTCTCAATCAGGTGGGCAATTTCATCCGCCGAATCAGGGAGAGGGCCCGGATTGTAAGGATCAGCATTGTTGATAAGGGTCATATCGCACTGAAGAGCGTGCAATTGCTGGCGAAACTGAGTATCACGGTTCTGGCTGAACGAGGCCGTAAGATCGTGAAGGCGCTCTTGTAGCGCGCTGCGTCGCTTGTCCCGCTTCGAAAGCGGCATGCTGGTTGGAGGGCTGGTCGATCGGCCCCTCGAGTGCAAGCCATTTGACATCATGGGCCCGCTGCCTCCAGTTCCAGGAGAAGGGGGAGCGGGAGAATAAGCCATGGTCTGATTGAGCAGACTGGTTGCTGAACAGAAGTGTCGTCACGCGGGAGTAGGATCCGTAGTCAAGGCGCTTTCTATGGGAGGGCAGGGAGTAAAGACGTTGACCGAAGGATAGCGCTACAGCATGGAAACGAGACAGCTGCACATCATACTTGGGTCAAAATGCAGGTAGGAGGAGTATACATGAAGGCACTgggacagaagaagaagaaaagcaagaGGAACGCCGAACTGAACAGCCATCGGATGGGGCAGAAAGGCCGGGCGGGAGGCCTATCTACCGTAACAGGACTAGCGCGCCTCTCTCATTGGCACTCACCGCCCACGTGACGAACACCAGCCAAGGCGAGGTGAACACAAAGCAAAATGCTACGAGACCAAGCTTTTATCAGGAGAAATGTAAAGTAAATTTTCAGTTGTTTCATAATGGTGTACATAGATCATGTCTATCCAAACTAGCTATTCATAGTCATCTCATTTCAAGCCAGTGCATGATGATAAGTCAAAGCGCCAAAACAATACGTAGCGATAGGGTATTATTCGTGTCCAATGCATGTCAAGTAACCCACATTCCCTCTGTATTCATTCCATCCTAACACCGAAAAACGCCATACCATGAAGATCCCTTTTGTATCGCCAAAAAAAATCACTTCTCAAAAACATAAGCCATGTTGCATGGCCCCGATTTGCAATGTCCGCTATTTTGCAGATTGCTTAGTGAGATCGGCGAATCACGAAGATGCCGAGTTCAATTCCATCTCGAGGCTCCATCTCATATGGTCGCCTTCGGATACCATCGATAATCTCACTGAGCAGCATAGCAGACGTCACCTCTTTATTCTCCATGCGATGATAGCCGGGGGTGTTTAGTGTCGGCTTTGACCCTGGAAGACGACGGCTGTTCTGCCAATAGAGGCTGATCACTTCCTTCATTCGGGTCTTATCTTGGTGGATATACCATTCTGACCAAAGTTTTCGGTCAAGTCGAACACTACCTTTGCGGGCATCCACAATGTTGAAccgagaggaggatgaactCATTGAGTCGCAAAGGTGGTCGAGGTTTTCCCGCATGGTATCAAAATCGTCCATGTGAGCGACCGCGGAAACTTTGCCTAGGTAGCGACCGATCTCTGCTGACAATTCGTTCACCACGACGAGCTGCCGCAGTAAGGGGTCGAGGATGGGCCCTAGATACTGCGACTTGAAAGTCGATGCACCTCGCCTGGTGGGATAGATGAAGAGCAGCGAGCCACCGTCAGGCGAAAGCTCACTTAACCGGTCGACAAGAAAAGAGGGCCGGTTGGAAGAAAAGAGGTCTTTGTATTCTTGAGTTGAGGACGGGGGTAGGTAGCGTTCGAGGACTGAAATATGAACACTGGATGGTGGGACAATTGGCATCGGAAAATGCGGTGTCTTAACCTGAATCGGGCCTCGAAAGTCGTGGTACGCTGAGACCACGGCCGCGCTGGAAAATACTGCAGTCGGTCTAAAATAGTCGTCGGCCGGGGCCAACGAGTGAGGTGTGctgggaggagaatgagggAGGTTCGAAAGGCTGAACTGCTCCGGGACTGCATGGGTGACGTTGATATATGGAGATTGCCCATGCTGTAAGCGGTGCTGAACTGCCTGCACAATGGAACAGAAAATACTCTCGTTAATCTCGGGACTCGCAGGTTTGTCGGTGTGGCAATCTGTAGGAGGGCTTGGATATGGAAGCATTTGGTAAACAATTTTGGCGGCTTCCCCTCGGGCATTTGAAAACGGCAACGAAGACACTGGGAAAATGTATTAATTTTTGACTCTTTTGCTGGAAGATAACGCAGCCGAACCAAAACTTACAAGTTGCTTGCACACTGCTCTCTAGCCATGAGCTTGGGTCGCAGTCCATGTCGCCGCTAGAAGACTGTGGACTTCCGCCAGAACTTGAGGGTGATATGTTATCCGACGGGCTGCCCAATGTATCCGAATGCATTGTCCCAGAAGTGGTATCCATGTTGGGACCTTCATCCATGGGTATTAGCCCCGGGTCCCGGTTGATGTGCGATTCAAACAGTAGCATATTGTTCCGAGGGCTCCACGCAATATGATCGTCGTCTTcgggtggtgttggtggtaGAGTTGCGGGATAATCGTCCTTGCCTGTCGATTCCCACGCCCGCGGGGAGGACTGCGTGGTTCGAGCCGCCAGCGAACTCGAAGCAGTGGAAATCCGGAGACGCGAGTCAATGGAGTTTGTATGGAAGTCGGCGGTGCGGTTATAGGATTTAGTGACCGAGCCAGAGATATCGACGGAGGGAGGATGGAAAGAGGCGCTGCTGCGAGATAGGAAGCGAGAGACagaagatggtttggttaGGAGCGAGCCCTGTGAAGCGCGACGCTTGAGTCGACCCGAGCCTGGGCTCTGGGACAAAGATATTGGAGTGCGTGGACGTTGAGAGTTTGAATATGAAGGTGATAAAGGTCGACGCTGTTGGGTATGATGTTGACTGGACGGTGTCACGATGCCTTGACGCGATGTGCCGGCTTCAGCGGATGCATCTGATGGAGGATCTGAGGGAAGCGTCGAACGCATGACAGGAGTACTATTTCGCACTGTTGTTGAGGCAGACAGACAAGGTCCATGACACTGTGGAGAATACATCCAGGGTGCGTCGGATTCAACGGGCGGCGGGCAGGCAACCGACAGTGGTGAGATGGTACCCGAGACGCGGGAGAGCGATGGAATCAGTCGTCGGTCGCTGGCGGAGTTTATTCGGGGACGGTAGGCGCAAAACAGGAGGCAGAAAGCGAGACGTGCGTGAGATTatgagacgaagaggagaaagagagagggagagagagagacgagAGGAGTTGAAAAGGTGAGAGAGTGACGATAATACAGAGGGAGacggtggagaagagggagattgaaggaagggaagagaaaattGGGAGACAGTCTGAAGGGTCTAGAATATGGGAGGAAAGCGACCATTGAAGGGCAAAGGATTAATGACGCCTGGAAACGATCGTGACCCAAGGAGCGACAGTCAGACGGAGTCTGGCGCAGTCTGGGACCAGTCTGGTTCCCTCGGACTGCCACTGGTGGTCCTGCGGTCTAGACCGGGCCTCATTGGGAGTCCATGACACGAGTCCCAGCGGCTCCTGCTCTCTTTTTCGCCCTCACCGATGTCGCGGCGAGCATCTACAACACTGCGGAAGTCAGAATTCAGTTTCAAGAATCTCACGCTGGGATTCCTCTGCCAGAAAGCGAAGAATCTGCACTAAAATAACCTGCCAGCAGACAGGGTGAGGCCAGACGCGCGGACTTGTCTAGGCCCCCATAGTGGCTGATCCGGACGCTCCACTGCGGTGACTGTGCTGCCGCTAGGCCGAAACGGGAACACACAGACCTGCCTCGCTCAGCCCCACTCTGCCTGGCTCTGACACTGGCAGTCTGGAACTGGCCAGCGTCTGTTTGATATGGACATCACACTCTGCTCTGTCTGATGTCCATATCTCATTAGCTTAACGGGCCTATGGAGTCTGGAGTATGCCAGATCGATTAGTTTCAATTCGAGCCCCAGTGTCGGTATCTCGCGCCAGCACACCTGCAACCCCAGCTGGCAGCATCCAACTTTTTCCCATCGGTATTTGCTTTTTGCGCATATAACAGTGTCGTGTTATCCCTGGCCTCTCCTCCAAAGCAGCACTCAAATACGGACGTAGATCATGTCCAGCTCAGCCCGTGGACCCTCTCGCTTTGCATTCTACTCGGTCTTTCCATCTCTTTGTCCTACCCGACACATCTTGCAGCCACCCGTGCAAATTCAGCACACAACCTTACAAACGGAGAATTTAGCCCAATCCAATCGCCCCAATGCTCATCGAGAGGCTTTTAACAAGaaagaaggggaaaaaaaagaaagcaaaaagcaaggaagcagaagaaatttggataaaaataagaataaaaaaaatacaaaaataaaaataaaaaaacagGAAAAGGTAAATATGTATGACACTGCAACTGCCAGAAGTCCAGAAACGGACTGATCGACCTGCGCCACGGCCAGCATCATCTTTGAAGATTGAGGTACGGAGTACAGTCTCGATCTGGCCGGCCTttttctcaacctcaatGCGTACGATGGAACGCCCAAGGCTGGCATGGCAGCCATCTcgcatcagcatcagcatcagcatcagcatcgcTTTTGGCGATCGGTGCGATCAATGCACCGGGCAAGAAGAGACCGCCAGTTTGCAGCTATTTCGAGCTGACCGTACTTTTCCTGGCGAAAGCCCACCGTCGACTGTCGAGTGTTGACAGGGGAcagggctggctgg
The nucleotide sequence above comes from Aspergillus puulaauensis MK2 DNA, chromosome 3, nearly complete sequence. Encoded proteins:
- a CDS encoding uncharacterized protein (COG:S;~EggNog:ENOG410PN8R), with the translated sequence MYSPQCHGPCLSASTTVRNSTPVMRSTLPSDPPSDASAEAGTSRQGIVTPSSQHHTQQRRPLSPSYSNSQRPRTPISLSQSPGSGRLKRRASQGSLLTKPSSVSRFLSRSSASFHPPSVDISGSVTKSYNRTADFHTNSIDSRLRISTASSSLAARTTQSSPRAWESTGKDDYPATLPPTPPEDDDHIAWSPRNNMLLFESHINRDPGLIPMDEGPNMDTTSGTMHSDTLGSPSDNISPSSSGGSPQSSSGDMDCDPSSWLESSVQATLSSLPFSNARGEAAKIVYQMLPYPSPPTDCHTDKPASPEINESIFCSIVQAVQHRLQHGQSPYINVTHAVPEQFSLSNLPHSPPSTPHSLAPADDYFRPTAVFSSAAVVSAYHDFRGPIQVKTPHFPMPIVPPSSVHISVLERYLPPSSTQEYKDLFSSNRPSFLVDRLSELSPDGGSLLFIYPTRRGASTFKSQYLGPILDPLLRQLVVVNELSAEIGRYLGKVSAVAHMDDFDTMRENLDHLCDSMSSSSSRFNIVDARKGSVRLDRKLWSEWYIHQDKTRMKEVISLYWQNSRRLPGSKPTLNTPGYHRMENKEVTSAMLLSEIIDGIRRRPYEMEPRDGIELGIFVIRRSH
- a CDS encoding Sds3 domain-containing protein (COG:S;~EggNog:ENOG410PMSZ;~InterPro:IPR013907;~PFAM:PF08598), with protein sequence MAYSPAPPSPGTGGSGPMMSNGLHSRGRSTSPPTSMPLSKRDKRRSALQERLHDLTASFSQNRDTQFRQQLHALQCDMTLINNADPYNPGPLPDSADEIAHLIENTVGGGKFAKEMASLAGMWYSRFVQEVNQVKADRDADLAMLVHRHNNNLERFQREYAFRAHFAEEEYDNLSSTLRERLVQTLSGKRARLMREKEHLDIADTNALLLHPNQFSITNPASPGGLHGNRKTRHTRHRVDLDELGNGIMSDHLNKRKRKAPEEDIGSPVRETPAERSKAQVAQQQLAPAYSIQSLFTEKELSAHANQAHIATVHFFSTSKRPDQPSGLATNGNNTDADEASGMDGTGAEDNGTPATDMARTASQNFHATRSTRTHGNHALNPLAELSDKPAVRPNLPYNILANYHARPSNSGAPPLPPLMNEEVDDDWIRMDKMQNKHLGHVDKNLIHLLVEQTPPEIDGIPHNPNRFNLLHPDFPTEVGMHLYPLRKDGESNERAKKARIG
- the spb4 gene encoding ATP-dependent RNA helicase SPB4 (COG:A;~EggNog:ENOG410PIRE;~InterPro:IPR025313,IPR027417,IPR001650,IPR014014, IPR014001,IPR011545,IPR000629;~PFAM:PF00270,PF00271,PF13959;~go_function: GO:0003676 - nucleic acid binding [Evidence IEA];~go_function: GO:0004386 - helicase activity [Evidence IEA];~go_function: GO:0005524 - ATP binding [Evidence IEA]), with protein sequence MAPKPPSSTSSRAWDGVNPPLSGWVLDAVSSMGFTRMTPVQASAIPLFMAHKDVVVEAVTGSGKTLSFLIPVVEKLLRLEEPIKKHHVGAIIVSPTRELASQIYSVLLSVLAFHPPSASSIKPSETDEDAPRTKYSSSTLKVVPQLLLGGATTPAEDLSSFLKHSPNLLVATPGRLLELLSSPHVHCPQSSFEMLVLDEADRLLDLGFKETLQNILRRLPKQRRTGLFSASVSEAVDQIVRVGLRNPVKVVVKVKGGSGVDDKRTPASLQMTYLTVPPIHKFSALKHILNSVQPTPSKSIFFVSTCSGVDYFSAILPLILGDDFQLVPLHGKHQANVRQKNFNRFVNALTPAILLTTDVASRGLDIPSVDLVVQVDPPSDPKTFIHRCGRAGRAGRRGLSVVLLHPGREEDYVSFLEVRKTPVAPFPQPITFLDTDAAAATEVARKAARADRAVHDRGQKAFVSWLRSYSKHQASSIFRVADLDWEGLGKAWGLLKLPKMPELRNFSGDRTLGVDMDWDTYSYKDKQREKRRLEVLQETAENGPQQQETNKKRPNDSVSWSNNAENKNKKAKRRDQKQVRQEKKRWEKMTDEEKKKAEDTEQMVEQIKAKNEEQRQLKRAAAKSNKDVNADGDEEFEGFD
- a CDS encoding diacylglycerol/polyprenol kinase family protein (BUSCO:EOG09263OD3;~COG:I;~EggNog:ENOG410PFIS;~InterPro:IPR037997;~TransMembrane:7 (i143-160o172-189i210-230o236-257i269-290o335-356i368-385o);~go_function: GO:0004143 - diacylglycerol kinase activity [Evidence IEA]) gives rise to the protein MSSARNPGAVPATPRVISPSPTPSEDRASSRSRNDYSAPTTRSAARRRQRLDEVTEESQDVTTDSSPTRSRRRKSRSKASKSEEIEALTARTNGHTPQTNGYLSPLSKADGTRLVDSISRSPSPLGLIPLHTRYRNFIHRHEIPRKLLHVSIGFLTLHLYSRGIQTHQITPWLFSTLVPIAATDILRHRSERINKIYIRCVGALMRETEVSGYNGVIWYLVGAYTVLRFFPKDIGVMGVLLLSWCDTAASTFGRIYGRYTYSLRKGKSLAGTLAAWAVGVVTAAAFWGWFVPYVGTFPSDPEGAFLYTGRINLIPDPVKRLIGWSVTSYTESSTVITGSLALGVMSVVSGVVAAGSEFIDLFGWDDNFTIPVLSGIGLWGFLKVFG